One genomic segment of Methylocystis sp. SC2 includes these proteins:
- the addB gene encoding double-strand break repair protein AddB produces MLPRRRNLFTIAPGAPFLKTFVSALLDGEIVPALSRDTPPLTMARATIYVPTQRAARALAAEFAQALDRRATLLPRILPLGALEERENAALFAGDFDVEADASLAAPIEELERRLLLSQLILQWAQAIGRALISVDASGAPNLHESEPLLVASTPSAAYALAAELGAFIDELHIEDVSVDAFDSLSDDAYSDFWAITTKFLQIVLREWPQILADRGRIDASAYQKRLVEAQIAELARTPPIAPVIALGSTGAQPTTARLLAAIAGLENGAVVLPGLDQIMSADAWTGVGWTDQSREPTFTHPQMMLKRLLDAMGAARDEPRELARLTPPLAARRAFVSQAMAPADATSAWRDYQAAQSGGFAQALDGVIALDAPDERLEALTLALFMREALETPGRTAALVTPDRLVARRVAAELRRFDIEVDDSGGMPLARTSIGALARLVATIGSDRAGAVNVAALLAHPLTGLGLSRARVASLAPLVEIGVLRTFAQPDGGWAARVGPARELARAPHAHPAARGVSDEEWRAIEDALARVDAAFSPFAALAPTASLSDRARAHSGALDAVIAGAEEADEEGASALFELLDRLAHAEAPAGFDAQNYAALFDRVAAETMLRGPRRAHPRLKILGPLEARLIDADLILLAGLDEGVWPPQTDTGAFLNRSMRAQLGLMAPERRIGQSAHDFIMALGAERVVLSRAIKRNGAPTVPSRFIARLSALAGDAFDACWKRGDAMLAIAAVLDRPETTIAIERPQPRPALALRPQRLSVTRVERLRRDPYAIFAEYILKLTPLPPIGAEAGAREIGVAIHEALAAFVARHPRGALPSGARHALRELARKKLDGFMADPAFVSFQWPRIEAGLDHAFSFEQERRALDCDIHVETRGEIALTLADATTFRLTAIADRIEVDRQGQAYVFDYKTGAPPSKKQVKAGWSPQLTLEAAMIEAGAFEKIGPRPVSGAAYIGLRKGGETHWIEWKDARFADVVAAHRAQLEALLSQFRDESTPYASRPHPAFMSDIGDYDHLARVKEWMRGGGETA; encoded by the coding sequence ATGCTCCCCCGCCGGCGCAACCTTTTCACCATTGCGCCTGGCGCGCCGTTTCTGAAGACGTTTGTTTCGGCCTTGCTCGACGGCGAGATTGTTCCCGCCCTCTCGCGCGACACGCCGCCGCTGACGATGGCGCGCGCCACGATCTATGTGCCGACACAGCGCGCGGCGCGGGCGCTCGCGGCCGAATTCGCGCAGGCGCTGGATCGGCGCGCGACGCTGCTGCCGCGCATCCTGCCGCTCGGCGCGCTGGAGGAGCGCGAGAACGCCGCGCTGTTCGCCGGAGACTTTGACGTCGAGGCGGATGCGTCCCTCGCCGCGCCGATCGAAGAACTGGAACGACGCCTGCTGCTGTCGCAGCTGATTCTGCAATGGGCGCAAGCGATTGGGCGCGCGCTCATCTCCGTCGACGCAAGCGGCGCGCCCAATCTGCATGAGAGCGAGCCGCTGCTCGTCGCATCGACGCCGTCGGCCGCCTATGCGCTCGCCGCCGAGCTCGGCGCCTTCATCGACGAATTGCACATCGAAGATGTTTCGGTGGACGCGTTCGATAGTCTGAGCGATGACGCCTACAGCGATTTCTGGGCGATCACGACGAAATTTCTGCAGATCGTCTTGCGCGAATGGCCACAAATTCTCGCGGACCGCGGGCGGATCGACGCCAGCGCCTATCAGAAGCGCCTCGTCGAAGCGCAGATCGCCGAGCTCGCCCGCACGCCGCCGATCGCGCCGGTGATCGCGCTCGGCTCGACCGGCGCGCAGCCGACGACCGCGCGGCTGCTCGCCGCCATCGCCGGACTCGAAAACGGCGCCGTGGTCCTGCCGGGCCTCGATCAGATCATGAGCGCGGACGCCTGGACGGGCGTGGGTTGGACGGATCAAAGCCGAGAACCGACCTTCACCCATCCGCAGATGATGTTGAAACGCTTGCTCGACGCGATGGGCGCGGCGCGCGACGAGCCGCGCGAACTCGCGCGCTTGACCCCGCCGCTCGCCGCGCGCCGCGCGTTTGTCTCGCAAGCGATGGCGCCTGCCGACGCGACGTCAGCGTGGCGCGATTATCAGGCTGCGCAGAGCGGCGGCTTCGCGCAGGCGCTCGACGGCGTCATCGCGCTGGACGCGCCGGATGAGCGGTTAGAGGCTTTGACGCTTGCGCTCTTCATGCGCGAGGCGCTGGAGACGCCTGGCCGAACGGCGGCGCTCGTTACGCCGGACCGGCTCGTCGCGCGGCGCGTCGCCGCCGAACTGCGACGCTTCGACATCGAGGTCGATGACTCCGGCGGCATGCCGCTCGCAAGGACATCGATCGGCGCGCTGGCGCGGCTGGTCGCGACGATCGGATCGGATCGCGCCGGCGCCGTGAACGTGGCCGCGCTGCTCGCCCATCCGCTCACCGGGCTCGGACTTTCGCGTGCGCGCGTCGCATCGCTCGCGCCGCTCGTCGAGATCGGCGTGCTGCGCACATTCGCGCAGCCTGACGGCGGCTGGGCGGCGCGAGTCGGCCCGGCGCGTGAACTGGCGCGCGCGCCGCATGCGCATCCGGCGGCGCGCGGCGTCAGCGATGAGGAGTGGCGCGCGATCGAAGATGCGCTTGCGCGTGTTGACGCCGCTTTCTCGCCCTTCGCCGCGCTGGCGCCGACGGCGTCGCTGTCGGACCGCGCGCGCGCGCATAGCGGCGCGCTTGACGCCGTGATCGCCGGCGCCGAGGAAGCTGATGAAGAGGGCGCGTCGGCGCTGTTCGAACTCCTCGATCGGCTCGCGCATGCTGAGGCGCCGGCAGGTTTTGACGCGCAAAACTACGCGGCGCTCTTCGACCGCGTCGCCGCCGAGACGATGCTGCGCGGCCCAAGACGCGCCCATCCGCGCTTAAAGATCCTCGGTCCTCTGGAAGCGCGGCTCATCGACGCCGATCTCATCCTGCTCGCCGGACTGGACGAAGGCGTATGGCCGCCGCAGACGGACACCGGCGCCTTTCTCAATCGCTCGATGCGCGCGCAGCTCGGCCTGATGGCGCCGGAGCGACGCATCGGCCAAAGCGCGCATGACTTCATCATGGCGTTGGGCGCGGAGCGCGTCGTGCTGAGCCGCGCCATCAAACGGAATGGCGCGCCGACGGTTCCTTCCCGCTTCATCGCGCGTCTGTCGGCGCTTGCCGGCGACGCGTTCGACGCCTGCTGGAAACGCGGCGACGCGATGCTCGCGATCGCCGCCGTGCTCGATCGACCCGAAACGACGATTGCGATCGAGCGGCCGCAGCCGCGCCCGGCGCTCGCGCTGCGGCCGCAACGCTTGAGCGTCACCCGCGTCGAGCGCCTGCGGCGCGACCCTTACGCAATCTTCGCCGAATATATTCTCAAACTCACGCCGCTGCCGCCGATCGGCGCGGAGGCCGGCGCGCGCGAAATCGGCGTCGCGATACATGAAGCGCTTGCGGCCTTCGTCGCGCGGCATCCGCGCGGCGCGCTTCCCTCTGGCGCCCGCCACGCTCTCCGCGAACTCGCGCGCAAGAAACTCGATGGCTTCATGGCCGATCCCGCCTTCGTGAGCTTCCAATGGCCGCGCATTGAAGCGGGGCTCGATCATGCGTTCAGCTTCGAACAGGAGCGGCGCGCTTTGGATTGCGACATCCATGTCGAAACGCGCGGCGAGATCGCGCTTACGCTCGCCGACGCAACGACCTTTCGCTTAACGGCGATCGCGGATCGCATAGAGGTCGATCGACAAGGCCAAGCATATGTCTTCGACTACAAGACCGGCGCGCCGCCGTCGAAAAAGCAGGTCAAGGCCGGCTGGTCGCCGCAGCTGACCTTGGAGGCGGCGATGATCGAGGCCGGCGCTTTCGAAAAAATCGGCCCGCGGCCGGTTTCCGGCGCCGCCTATATCGGCTTGCGAAAGGGCGGCGAGACTCACTGGATCGAGTGGAAAGACGCGCGCTTCGCCGACGTCGTCGCGGCGCATCGGGCGCAGCTCGAAGCGCTGCTGTCGCAATTTCGCGATGAATCGACGCCCTATGCGTCGCGGCCGCATCCGGCTTTTATGAGCGATATCGGCGACTACGACCATCTGGCGCGCGTCAAGGAATGGATGCGCGGCGGGGGAGAGACGGCATGA
- a CDS encoding nucleotidyltransferase family protein yields MVFAAGLGARMRPITEKTPKPLVSVAGRTLIDRALDEFENAGVELAIVNVHHLADQIETHLARRARPRIVISDERALLLDQGGGIKRALPLIGDDPFFVCNTDAFWIDAARSNVRTLAEAFDPEIMDAALLLAPTSGSVGVDWDGDFDLDADGRIIRRDGQKPYVYAGVGLMKPQLFAGVADDVFKLAPFFFEAARKGRLYGVVSSGLWLHVGTVAAIADAERAIALRRS; encoded by the coding sequence ATGGTGTTCGCCGCCGGGCTTGGCGCGCGCATGCGGCCGATCACCGAGAAGACGCCGAAGCCGCTTGTGTCCGTCGCCGGCCGCACGCTGATCGACCGCGCGCTCGATGAATTCGAAAACGCTGGCGTCGAACTGGCCATCGTCAATGTCCATCATCTCGCCGATCAGATCGAAACGCATCTCGCGCGCCGCGCCCGTCCGCGAATCGTCATTTCCGACGAACGCGCGCTGCTGCTGGATCAGGGCGGCGGGATCAAGCGGGCGCTTCCCCTGATCGGAGACGATCCATTTTTCGTTTGCAACACCGACGCGTTCTGGATCGACGCGGCGCGCTCAAATGTCCGAACGCTTGCGGAAGCCTTCGACCCCGAGATCATGGATGCGGCGCTGCTGCTCGCGCCGACGTCGGGAAGCGTCGGAGTCGACTGGGACGGCGATTTCGATCTGGACGCTGACGGGCGCATTATTCGCCGCGACGGCCAGAAACCCTATGTGTATGCCGGCGTCGGACTCATGAAGCCGCAGCTTTTCGCCGGCGTCGCGGATGATGTCTTCAAGCTCGCGCCCTTCTTCTTCGAAGCCGCGCGCAAGGGACGGCTCTATGGCGTCGTCTCCAGCGGTCTCTGGCTTCACGTCGGCACGGTCGCGGCCATCGCCGACGCCGAGCGTGCGATCGCCCTGCGCCGGAGCTGA
- a CDS encoding bifunctional tRNA (adenosine(37)-N6)-threonylcarbamoyltransferase complex ATPase subunit type 1 TsaE/phosphotransferase: protein MSEEAAPKAVWRLDVASEAETIELAQELSTLVRIGDAVMLSGDLGAGKTTFARAMIRALVEDPRLEAPSPTFTLMQVYEGAGNRVVHADFYRLEHTGELEGLGWEEATDDAIVLVEWAERAREALSPDRLEVRLSFVDGDNREARRLTISGYGGFVSRLAFFKALRELLRKAGWAHATRRFLQGDASTRAYERLEKENGQRAILMISPARPDGPPIRYGKSYSAIARLAENVVPFVAMSQGLRGLGLSAPEVYAKDVDAGLLIIEDLGGEGVVDGSRPIVERYLEAAGALAYLHARRLPDVIAVEGGGDYRIPPYDLDALLIEVELLVDWYLARQKASVSSGAKAIFLNLWRQALVDVAGAAPTWTPTWTLRDYHSPNLLWLAQRDGLARIGIIDFQDCVLGHPAYDVASLGQDARVDVPDDLELKLLAHYAKLRRDADAAFDMAAFAKAYAILAAQRATKILGIFARLDQRDGKPQYLAHLPRVESYLKKSLRHPALADIRAWYEANIPGFFRDA, encoded by the coding sequence ATGAGCGAAGAGGCAGCGCCGAAAGCGGTCTGGCGCCTCGACGTCGCCAGCGAAGCCGAAACGATCGAACTGGCGCAAGAACTTTCGACGCTCGTTCGCATCGGCGACGCCGTGATGCTTTCCGGCGATCTCGGCGCCGGCAAGACCACCTTCGCGCGCGCGATGATCCGCGCTTTGGTCGAAGACCCGCGGCTTGAGGCGCCAAGCCCGACCTTCACGCTGATGCAAGTCTACGAGGGCGCAGGCAACCGCGTCGTCCACGCCGACTTCTATCGGCTGGAGCACACTGGGGAGCTTGAGGGATTAGGCTGGGAGGAGGCGACCGACGACGCGATCGTGCTCGTCGAATGGGCCGAACGTGCGCGCGAAGCGCTCTCGCCCGATCGTCTCGAAGTGCGCCTGAGTTTCGTCGACGGCGACAATCGCGAGGCGCGTCGGCTCACCATTTCCGGCTATGGCGGCTTCGTGTCGCGCCTCGCGTTCTTCAAGGCGCTGCGCGAGCTTCTGCGCAAGGCGGGCTGGGCCCACGCCACGCGCCGCTTCCTGCAGGGCGACGCTTCGACGCGCGCCTATGAGCGGCTCGAAAAGGAAAACGGACAGCGCGCGATTCTGATGATCTCGCCGGCGCGGCCGGACGGACCGCCGATCCGCTATGGCAAATCCTACAGCGCCATCGCGCGCCTCGCCGAAAACGTCGTTCCTTTCGTCGCAATGTCTCAGGGGTTGCGCGGCCTGGGACTCTCGGCTCCGGAAGTCTACGCCAAGGATGTCGACGCCGGCCTGCTGATCATCGAGGATCTTGGCGGCGAGGGCGTCGTCGACGGGAGCCGCCCGATCGTCGAGCGCTATCTGGAAGCGGCGGGCGCGCTCGCCTATCTTCATGCGCGGCGCCTGCCGGACGTGATCGCGGTCGAAGGCGGCGGCGATTACCGCATCCCGCCCTATGATCTCGACGCCCTGCTGATCGAAGTGGAATTGCTCGTCGACTGGTATCTCGCACGCCAGAAGGCGTCGGTCTCGTCCGGCGCCAAGGCCATCTTTCTCAACCTCTGGCGCCAGGCGCTCGTCGACGTCGCGGGCGCCGCACCGACATGGACGCCGACATGGACTCTGAGAGACTATCACTCTCCCAATCTTCTGTGGCTCGCGCAGCGGGATGGGCTGGCGCGGATCGGCATCATCGATTTCCAGGATTGTGTGCTCGGCCATCCCGCCTATGACGTCGCGTCGCTTGGGCAGGACGCCCGCGTCGACGTGCCCGACGATTTGGAGTTGAAGCTCCTCGCCCATTACGCCAAACTGCGGCGCGACGCCGACGCCGCATTCGACATGGCGGCTTTCGCCAAGGCTTATGCGATCCTGGCGGCGCAGCGCGCGACAAAGATCCTGGGGATTTTCGCGCGGCTGGATCAGCGGGACGGCAAACCGCAATATCTCGCGCATCTTCCGCGCGTTGAATCCTATCTCAAAAAGAGCCTCCGCCATCCGGCGCTGGCCGACATCAGGGCGTGGTATGAGGCCAACATCCCCGGCTTCTTTCGCGACGCCTGA